GCTACATTATTATTAGCTCCGCCATCCATATATTTAGTGGAACTAATACCATTTCTGCCTTGATAAACAGTACCACGCGCAACAAGAGGTGTAGGCTTATATGCAATAGAATTCCCACTGTTTTTATTAATATAGGTGTTTTGATAACCTTCTACTAATCTCACATCATCAGACTCATAAAGGTCTAATATAGATGGATGCCATGCTAATTGATAACTACTACCGTTTGCGGCTTGTACACCGCCAGTTGTACTATTATTTGGGTTAGCCCAAACTGGTATTACACCACCCAGTCCATTTTCATAAATATTACCAAAAGCAAAAATAATTTCTTTATTACCTTCATTACCAACACTAAATATATTTCCCCAATTTTCTTCTAAATCAACATCATATTCATCTCGATTATCCGCTAATGGTTTTAAAGCTTCAATGGCTTCTTGATAATTTTCTGTTTTTTGTAATGGCAAGCCTGCAGATGTTAAATATACTTTACCCAATAAAAATGCACCACCTGCTTTGGTAACCCTTCCTGAACCTGTTTTAGTCCAAGTTACTGGTAAGTTCTCATTTGCAAATATTAAATCTTCAATTATTAAATCATAAACATCTTTTACTGGACTTCTACCTTTAAATAAAATATCAGGATCTGCATTTACAACAGGTTCTGTATATATTGGTATATCACCAAAAAGTTGTGTTAACTGAAAATACGTAAAAGCTCGCATCCATTTTGCCTCTGCTAGATAGCGATTAGCAATTTCTGGCTGTTCTTTAAAGAACGGAGATAAAGGCACATTTTTAATAATTGTATTAGCCCGTCCAATCGCAATAAAACCAGTACGCCATAAACGTTCATACCTAAAAGGTTGTTGTTCTGGAGTTAAATAGGCAGAATGTATTGCAAAACCCGCTGTTCTTGAGGTAGCATACTTATTTCCAGCCATAGTACCTACCATATACATATCCTGCTCCCAAGTTGTATGTTTAAATGCTTCATAAACACCAAGGTTTTGAGCTTGTAGTTGCTCTTCATTTTGGTAAAACGTATCACTACTATAGGTTGAAAATATTTCTTCTTCTAAGGCAGTATCACACGATACAAGGCCTACAATCATTAAACAGAAAACTATTATATGTTTAAGTTTCATAATATATTTTTTTATTTTAGACTATTAAAATGTTAAGTTTACTCCTAATGTATACACCTTTGGTCTTGGGTAAGCCGAATAATCAATACCTCTATTTAAGGCGCCATTTCCATTTGTACTAACTTCTGGATCTGGCCCGGTATAGTTTGTAATAGTAACCATGTTAGTTCCTGTTGCAATTATAGACGCATTTTTAAAAAAGGGAACCTTTCTTAAATTGTACCTCACACTTAAGTTTTTAAGTCTAACATACGAACCATCTTCTACATAAACAGAATTTGGAATATTAACAACTTCAGGGCTTCCATTACTTGGGTATCTAATATCGTTATGTTGATCATCTAGTGTCCAACGATTTTTAAGATAATCTTGTGTACTATTAGCACCTACCCAACCAGAGCCAATAAAGCCTCTATTAAGATTCAGAATATCATTACCGAAAGAACCTTGTACAAACATGGAAATATTAAAATCTCCAATCTTAAATTGATTGTTCCATCCAAAGAAAAAATCTGGATTGGGATTACCAATTACCTGTCTATCTTCTATACTTATTACGCCATCTCCATCAAGATCGTCAAATTTCCATAACCCTGGTGTATTTGCTTGTGGGTTACCATTACCATTGTTATTTCGAGCTGTGGTTGCAAAAATTTGAACATCGACTGGATTACCATCAGAATCTACCCCTGGCTCTGTTCTAATATTGAAGTTACCATTAGCGTAATCTACTAAATCGTCCACTTGTATTAATCCTGTAACTTTGTAACCATAAAACAAACCTAATTCTTGTCCTGGAGCAGTTCTTGTTCCGTCAATCCCAAAGAAATTGGTCGCTAAATTAGGCCCTTGAATAAACTCATTTGTACCATATTCAATCAACTTAGTCACATTTTTCGTCCAATTTAGTTTGGTTGTCCACGAAAACTTTTCATTATTAAAAATATCGTACCCTAAATCTATTTCAACACCCCTATTTTCTAATTTACCATCATTAATTGGTATAGAGCCAAAACCATTCTGTAATGGTATTTGTAAGTTGTTTAATAGATTATCCGTTATTCTTTCATAAACATCCACCGATGTCCTTAACCTGTTTTTAAAGAAATTTAAATTTAAACCTAAATTTAATGTTCTACTCGTTTCCCATGTCAGGTCTTTATTTGCAATACGTTCAGAAAAAGTAGCAGTATTTAATGTGTTGTCTGTTAACCCTATTCTACCTATTGCATAAGTATCTAATGTTGAATACGGCCCTACACCAATAGAACTACCGACTTCACCATAAGAGACTCTTAACTTAAATTGAGAAATAGCTCTTATTTTTTTCATAAATCCCTCTTTATTTACATCCCAAGAAAGCGCCGCCGAAGGAAAGAACCCCCATGGTTCTCCTTGACTAAATTTAGAATCCCCATCATTTCTACCTGTAGCTGTAAACGTATATTTCTTTTTGTAGGAATAAACAAACCTGAATAATAAAGATTGGATATAATTGTTTGATTTAAAAGATTTAGGATCTGAAATGCTTCCTGCTAACTGAATAGCATCTACTCCTAAATCATCGAATGTAAAATCGTTATACAGCGTGCTTTTTCTAAAACTTGTAACATCGGTATAACTAGCACCTGCAGTAACATTAATGTTATGACTGTTGAAGTTTTGATTATTATAATTTACAAATGATTCAGCAGTAAATCTATTGGTTTCAGCATCAGAAAGAAATAATCGTCCATTAGCATTTCTACCAGATCGTGTTTTTTTGTTTTGAAAACTTTGATTTGAATTATTGTTATAATTAAAACCAATTCTATTAGTCCAATTTAAACCTTTAGCTAAGTTATACACACCACTTGTAGAAAAAATCATTGATTTACCTCGAACAACATTATCTGCCTGTGTCGCTTCAATCAAAGGGTTTTGAACATTTTCACCATCTTGATCAAACTCATTCAAGTCGCCAGCTTCATCTAATAAGCGAACATATGGATTAATTCTCATCGCTGAAAAGACAACGCCTGCCAAACCACTTCTAGCACTAGTTTGCACCCTTTGGTTTTTTGTGTTATTTAATTGAAGATTTGTATTAAGTGTGAAATTATCACCAACTTTCATTTTAGAATTATATCTCAAGTTCATTCTTCTAAATACAGAATTTACAATATTACCTTCATTCTCATTATAATTCACAGATAATAGCTGAGAAAATGCTTTTGTACCACCGGAAATACTAAAATTCACAGTTTTATTAAAACCTTGTCTAAATATAGCATCCATAAAATTGGTGCCTACTCCAGCGTTTTCCGGCAAAGGTCTTCCTGCTTCTGATCCATCAAAACGAATTCTATCATTGTCTAACAATTGCTGATATGTTAATTGAGGGCTTTGCAGCACCTGTCTGTCGTTTGTAAACTGCGCAAATTGACTTGCAGTAGCTAACTCGTAAGGTAATCCGACACTCGAAACAGAGGTTTTAAAAGACATCTCAATTCTTGTTTTTCCAGCCTTCGCTTCCTTTGT
The window above is part of the Algibacter sp. L3A6 genome. Proteins encoded here:
- a CDS encoding SusC/RagA family TonB-linked outer membrane protein; protein product: MKLINYENVLKKILFFFFIMLSLGSYAQEIVKGVIKSSNDLPLLGVTVLQVGTSNGTVTDFDGNYEITLKPGPKTLVYRYIGFVSVERLINSSGTVNITLKEDIQSLNEVVVIGYGAVKREDVTGAISSVKSKDLEDQFYTSITETLQGQASGVLVSQDSGEPGGGISVNIRGINSVSGSSQPLYVINGIPLGLDTQAEGDNFFTDTNPLADLNPDDIESIEVLKDASATAIYGARAGNGVVLIKTKEAKAGKTRIEMSFKTSVSSVGLPYELATASQFAQFTNDRQVLQSPQLTYQQLLDNDRIRFDGSEAGRPLPENAGVGTNFMDAIFRQGFNKTVNFSISGGTKAFSQLLSVNYNENEGNIVNSVFRRMNLRYNSKMKVGDNFTLNTNLQLNNTKNQRVQTSARSGLAGVVFSAMRINPYVRLLDEAGDLNEFDQDGENVQNPLIEATQADNVVRGKSMIFSTSGVYNLAKGLNWTNRIGFNYNNNSNQSFQNKKTRSGRNANGRLFLSDAETNRFTAESFVNYNNQNFNSHNINVTAGASYTDVTSFRKSTLYNDFTFDDLGVDAIQLAGSISDPKSFKSNNYIQSLLFRFVYSYKKKYTFTATGRNDGDSKFSQGEPWGFFPSAALSWDVNKEGFMKKIRAISQFKLRVSYGEVGSSIGVGPYSTLDTYAIGRIGLTDNTLNTATFSERIANKDLTWETSRTLNLGLNLNFFKNRLRTSVDVYERITDNLLNNLQIPLQNGFGSIPINDGKLENRGVEIDLGYDIFNNEKFSWTTKLNWTKNVTKLIEYGTNEFIQGPNLATNFFGIDGTRTAPGQELGLFYGYKVTGLIQVDDLVDYANGNFNIRTEPGVDSDGNPVDVQIFATTARNNNGNGNPQANTPGLWKFDDLDGDGVISIEDRQVIGNPNPDFFFGWNNQFKIGDFNISMFVQGSFGNDILNLNRGFIGSGWVGANSTQDYLKNRWTLDDQHNDIRYPSNGSPEVVNIPNSVYVEDGSYVRLKNLSVRYNLRKVPFFKNASIIATGTNMVTITNYTGPDPEVSTNGNGALNRGIDYSAYPRPKVYTLGVNLTF
- a CDS encoding RagB/SusD family nutrient uptake outer membrane protein, producing the protein MKLKHIIVFCLMIVGLVSCDTALEEEIFSTYSSDTFYQNEEQLQAQNLGVYEAFKHTTWEQDMYMVGTMAGNKYATSRTAGFAIHSAYLTPEQQPFRYERLWRTGFIAIGRANTIIKNVPLSPFFKEQPEIANRYLAEAKWMRAFTYFQLTQLFGDIPIYTEPVVNADPDILFKGRSPVKDVYDLIIEDLIFANENLPVTWTKTGSGRVTKAGGAFLLGKVYLTSAGLPLQKTENYQEAIEALKPLADNRDEYDVDLEENWGNIFSVGNEGNKEIIFAFGNIYENGLGGVIPVWANPNNSTTGGVQAANGSSYQLAWHPSILDLYESDDVRLVEGYQNTYINKNSGNSIAYKPTPLVARGTVYQGRNGISSTKYMDGGANNNVAHSKDHIVYRYVDAFLMLAEAYNENNEPAKALPYLNIARDRVNASVITETNPAALRTIIREERTRELYAEMGEVFDLRRWGTVEQEFENHLLRQWRFPNNAWDDKFILSPLPDAEISKNPNLLPNNPGW